CCGCTTCATCGGAATTTGGTACCATTTAAATACTTGTTTTCTCCTCGATAATAACTAAAAACCAGTTTTAGTTTCTCCCAAGTATACGAAGCCGGACTTGGCACCAGAGCACAGGCTTCAGTTTGGGTTTTGCAAACAGTTCTTTTCGGACTTGTTTCTTCATTGTGTCCATCTTTTTGCTCAGACACTTCAACCGGATAATCAGGATGTGTCCTGCTTTTGATTTCAACAGGTACAGCAAGGTTAGTGAGCAGACAGTTTTCTGGGTGGCCAACAGAGACAGACCGATCAATGATACCTCCGGGTTTCTCTCAATCAACTCCCGTGGAGACCTTGTTCTCCAGTATTGCAGCAATGGAAGCTCACCCGTTTGGTCCACAAATATGTCGACAACAAATTCAGAAAATGCTACCACCAATGCTCAGCTTCAAGACACTGGCAACTTCATTCTGCTAGAAAAGATTAGCAGTCGCGTCCTGTGGCAGAGCTTTGATTATCCGACAGATACGATGACACCTTTCATGAAACTCGGGCTGGACCGGAAAACTGGCATGGACCGATTCCTGACTTCTTGGAAGTCTAAGGATGACCCAGGACCAGGGAATTTCACATACAGGATCGACCCAACAGGTTTCCTGCAACTATTTCTCTATAAGAGCGGGGCTCCGCACTGGAGGGCAGGGCCATGGACGGGCCTGCGTTGGAGTGGGGTGCCCCAGATGATCAAACCCTACATCTTCAACGTCAGCTTTGTCAATGACCAGGAAGAGGTCGCACTATCGTTCGGGTTAAGGGACATGTCGATCATCTCAAGGATGGTGGTGGACCCATCAGGCCTGCTCCAGCGGTCTTCGTGGAACGACGATGGTGGCCGGTGGATCCAGTTCTATGCCACCCCCGAGGAGCAGTGCGACTACTACGGGACTTGCGGACCTAACAGCAACTGCAACCCCTACAACATGGACCAGTTTTCTCGCACTTGCCTCCCTGGATTTGAGCCCAGGTCACCGAAAGAGTGGTTCCTCAGAGATGGATCTAGCGGATGCATGAGGTCCCCTGGGCCCTCCACATGCCGGAGTGGGGAAGGATTCATCAAGGTGGCCCGTGTGAAGGTCCCCGACACTTCTCGGGCCCATGCTGACATGAACATGGACCTCAAAGAGTGTGAGAAAGAGTGCTTCAAGAACTGCTCCTGCACAGCCTACACTGCGGCTGATGAGAGCAGGGTAGGGTTTGGGTGCTTGGCATGGTACGATGATCTTTTGGACACAGGGACGTTTTCTGCTATTGGACAGGACTTGTATATACGCGTTGATTCAGCCGTTTTAGGTACTTAAGAACCAACTTTTGTTTCAAATTTGCTGTCCTTTCAATATATCAATAGCTCGGGACCATTCTGCTAATACCTTGAGAAAATCGAACCCTTATTAGATGGCTTTCTTGGGTGCAGCTCGTTTGACAGAGAAGAAAGGATTTCCTGGGAAGTGGATAGGGGCAATCATATCTGCTGGTGTGATTGTGGTGTTGCTGCTCTTAATCTTCTTGTTTATAATGAAGAAAAGGAGAGGTACAAGAGTCGTAATTCTTGGCTTTCCTCTGTGATCACATTAACCGAGACTGAgagattatatataaataacacACTCGAATGATGTTCTACTCAGTTCATTCTAATTAACTGTTCTTAAAATAAGGGCGAAGGAGGCCTTCTGCTCCCTCAAATGCTGCATATTTCCATGATGATGAATCTCCGAGCATGCATGATCTCGAAGAAGACGGAAGAAATACAGATTTGCCATTCTTTGATCTAAGCACCATAGCTGCTGCCTCGAACAATTTCTCTTTCATCAATAAGCTCGGGCAAGGTGGATTCGGTCCCGTTTACAAGGTGTCCTAAACTTCTGAATAGTTCCTTTCAAATCTTCTTTCCCTGATAGAATATTgagataaatttaatttgcaGGGAGTACTCTCTAATGGAAAGGAAATAGCGGTTAAGAGATTGTCAAAATATTCAGGACAAGGAATCGAAGAGTTCAAGAATGAGGTCACATTGATCGCTAAGCTGCAGCATAGGAATCTTGTGAAAACCCTTGGCTGCTGTATTCAAGGAGAGGAGAAAATGTTGATTTATGAATACCTGCCAAACAAAAGCTTGGACTCGTTTCTTTTCCGTAAAAATCCTATTCCTAGAGAATTATAGTCGGTGAACATTTTCAGAAACTATAAATAATTGTCTACTATGATTGGATGACACGTTTTGGTCTTGATCGACAGATGAACAGAAGAGGTGTCTGCTTGACTGGAGAAAACGCTTTGAGATTGCTTCTGGGATAGCTCGAGGGATCTTGTACTTACACGAGGATTCAAGGCTGAGAATAATCCATCGGGATTTGAAAGCCAGCAATGTGTTGCTTGATGCTTCAATGAACCCGAAAATCTCCGATTTCGGCATGGCTAGGATATGCGGAGGGGATCAGGTTGAAGGAAATACTAGACGAGTTGTAGGGACATAGTAAGAGTCTTGAACAAATTACTGACAGAAGAAGTTCTTACGCATTAGCtcctatatattatttcagagttcatttcttataattttattgtgcaaATTACAAACTTGAAGACATTGCTCTAACCTTTTCATTGTGCTGCCACAGTGGTTACATGTCGCCAGAGTATGCGATGGAGGGGCTATTTTCGATTAAATCTGATGTTTACAGTTTTGGAGTTTTGTTGTTGGAGATCATTTCCGGAAAAAGAAACAGCAGCTCATTTCACCAGGAGAATTCTTCTACCAACCTAATTGGCCATGTAAGGGAGCTAATCAGCCATGATCACAccttaattttcaaatttgatcATTGAAAATATCACTTTGCTACAGGTTTGGGAGTTGTGGAATGAAGAATCGGGCTTGGACATTGTCGACCCGTCTATAGGCGACAAGTATCCTAAGCACGAAGTCCTGAGATGCATCCAGATTGGTTTGCTCTGTGTGCAAGAATTCGCTGTGGATAGACCAAACATGTCCAGGGTTGTGTTAATGCTGGGGAATGACACGAGGCTTTCTTCTCCGAAGCTACCCGCTTTTGCTTTCAAGAAGATAGAGGGCAGAGCTGAAACCTCTTCTTCTGGTGAAAGGACCCACTCAGTAAATGAAATGTCCTTTACTACTGTCCAAGCTCGTTGAGTGCAATTTTCTACTAAGATTGGTATATCAATGAATGTATTAGCTTAGATTGACCTATTGATTAAGaacattataaaatatatatatatatatgtcgctTTTAATTTCAGTCATAAGGGAAGTCCGTAGACctaatactatatatatacatataaaataattatttaataatatgataAGCTAAGAAGTTTATCCAGTAATTTATGTCATTTGGGATAAGTATTTATTGTAGTtcaacaaaatatttcaaacgCTAGCTTACTACATTTATAATTTTGGAATGACTCTTTCAGTTTAAGAGATGAAGTTCTCGAGAAACTCTTTGACAATCTTCTCCCACCACACTACATGAGGGAGAACCAAAAGCATTGCGTGGTCCacaaatgaatatatttaGTAATATGCAAATATGGCATCATAAAGTTGTATGATGGAATAATTTCATTGTTTATTTGTTACCACGTCATTGTAAGCTGAAATGACTATTTAATGTTGGCTTCAATTGACTCCAACTAATTATAGGAGACATCACTAATAAAGTTTatctataattaaaatatttgaatgaaaaagGGGGGGAAATGCCATTTGAGCTAACAATTAGAGATCATTAATAGTAAAATTATGATCAGTGTATTTGAATGGAGGGGGAATGGAAGGAAGACAGCTATGTTAAGTATGATAATGGCTGATTCTTGCTTGGACCAACCCAAGAACTGCACTGTGATGGACGAGgtgtaaatttaaaaattttaagtttgattCTCATTGTGAGATTACCTATTGCCTCActattagattttttatttttttatacaaGACCCATGAGCCTTTcttataagaaaatgaaaagtacAAAGAATTACTTCTTTGGTTAGCCACCAGGACTACTGGTTGATTCTGGCTAATCATAGAATTCCAAATATCCTGATTTTCCTTGGAATTTTCATTCACACCCCTCACATAGCATCAGGAGAGTACCTTTGCAGCTGGTGAAACCAGTTGCTTGACATCCATTTGACTTGCTTGGGTTAATGGATTTACAGGAAAAGAGAAGGACTGATCGAtgggaaaaggggaaaaaaaaagagtttaattattaataagaaaGAATTTATTGGCTCCAAATGGAGTTTTGTTTTACCTGCACGAATAACAATATACTTCAGTTTCACTTTAAGAGAACTTGTGCATTCGACCTTCAAAAATGTCCCAAATTAGTGCGGCTTAATGTAAACTTTTGTTTCACCACATGAATTTGCATAACAAGCATCTAATGCATGAATTCTAGGAACGACCTGAACCAACTCTTGTAGAGCTTATCCAGATTGAAGATTATGGTGGATTATGGAAGTATAGAGTTATGTGTTGGAGATTTTGTTGAATGTACGTAATCAGGAAATATTATATTTGACAATGAAGCATTATGGTaggtagatttttttttggtgaacagAATCATGGTAGTTTAAATTATAGGACCtagatttaattttgaaaaaagacaCTTTGGATTCGTATCCTTTAGCAAATGATCTCAGAAGGAATTGCCGAAAAGGGAGTAGCCGGGGGAGTCGACAAGCAGCCCGACCCAACCTTCGAGGTCACCAGCGCCCTTAGAAAACACTAACGACCTCGAAACTGGGGCTCGATCAAGATCTCCAAGTTGAGATATGGGACAATCGGAGGCTGGGGATGTCGGACGGGGCCTTAACCCCACCTTCGAGGCAACCTGTTGTTGCCCTCTGAGAACGCTAGTGACCTCAAGGGTGGGGTTGCAACTGCCATCAGACACCTCAGCCGCTGAATCAACCCAAATTTCGAAGTTCAGATCTCGGTTAATTAAGGGGCAGGAGGTTGCTAGCAACCTCGGAGGAGGGCTCGAGGCCACCGATAACCCCCATTCCCCCTCTTTTTCCttcatgattttctttttttataaaaattaaatgaaaatccAAGCATTGTGCGGACGTTACTAAGAAATTTAATGATAGAAAtcttgaaatataaaaaattattcgtATTGTTAATTAAAgtaaattttgatcttagcattatatatatatatatatatatattaatgattGAATGATTTTCAATTACTAAATCAACACCCATATTATGAACTTATAATCATGGAATCGACTCGATCATCAGATTATAGATTATAAGTTCATAACCCTAGCCCAAGATTATTCTTGTTCCTATATAATTCTTATGCATGTGAATACGAAATAAAGATTTTACTAAAATGTCAATATCGAAAAATtagtttgaaaaagaaattagtttAAATATTCAttctacaaatcaaaattcaaccaaaaaataaaaataaatgagaaaagtCTTACAGTTACTTAGATGAcgttaataataaaattggaaTAAAGATCCCGTCAAAATAATCAATATTGAAACAGTCAATcttcaataaaattcattcaacaaatcaaagttctatcaagagaaaaaattagagaagattattaaaacaatcaaaatatcGAAGCAATTAGTGTGATatttgcattaaaaaattcattttacaaatcaaaattcaaccaagaaaaaggaaaatttggagaagaaagggaaaagagttttagaattatatatagaatattgtTCTCCTCTAACCGATATTCGATTAGGCAGAggactatattatatataaatatatgaaattgtcAGAAAACtgcaataatatatttaatatacataatctatatatttaattgaagcAGCAATTAtaacttttatattataaattctaTTGCATATTTTGTTCACTTGCATATATTTCGTTGTGTCTTATGTCATATTTTATTcccttatatatattacattgtgccttatatatatatatatataatttttatatttattatgtaactaattaattataatttcttaataagAGTATAAATATCTTTAGTATAAATAATGATGTGTCAGCGTGAAAATTCGATTCGGAGCTTTGTTTTTatacacatacacacacatatatatatataaagatgtataaaataagataagtaaatgaaaagaaaaaaaattcaagtatATCACGTGTGAATATATCTTGATAAATCAatttatgaaataaattaactcgattttatgaataaaatattttaaaatattttaaaaaactaCCTGAGGTTGActgagaagaaaaaagaaagagagaggagaggataTCTGAAccacaatcaaaatatttaaaaaagtaGCTACGGTTGTGTAATTCAGGAGACTACTCTGTTCGTTCTGCCCATGATTTGATTTCAGTGTCCGCATGACTTCCAGCCGACCCCCTATGGAAAGCAGTTTGGAGATGGAGTGGCCCTAAGCGTGTTTGATATTTTCTGTGACTTATGGCCCATGAGCGGTTACTTTACTAACGAGCATCGCACACGATGAAACTTGGCTTCCTCATCACTTAGTCCCCGATGTCAGACTGATAATGAATCAATCCTCCATGCGATTCGGACTGTTCTTTTATGAGAGGAGTCCGGTTGCACTTGGTTCCTATAGTTGATCGAGGggttttcttctctcttccaCTTCGAGAATGGACATTGTCCAATCTTCGCCCTCAACAATGCTTTGTTGATCCACGATTATGACCAGTCCTCATTGAAACTAGTTGTTGGCTCATTTGGAATTGGAGGAATAAGGAAATTTTTCAAGAGAATTTTCAATGACCTTCTGATGAAGCAGTTTTGCTAAGCTGGCTACTGTCACTGGACTTTAACAAGTCAGCAGCCTAAGGCGTGGATTTACATTGGCTGGATAAGACCACCTGAGGACTGTTATAAACTTAATTATGATGGAACGGCTCTAGGAAATCCTAGTCTTAGCTAAGGTTTGGGAGATTGAAGTTCAACATGTTCGACACTAGTTGTGCCGATTGGCTCACCAAGCGAGCGATCTCACGCCATCTAGATGTCTATTTTCTCACTTCTATTCCTAACAGCCTAGGTTACTTTATGTTAAGAGACTTATCTTGAACTGTCATATTGCACCTTTGTTCTGTTTAGTTTTCATCGGGCTTTTGCCCCGTTAACTTACCAAAAAGAAGTATATTTAGTTCATACAACACATAAAGTGACAGTTTGGCGTGCTTACCTTTTCCTTTGCCTGCATCTCTTTGTTTAACTCGTCCGGTATATATAGAAACAGCACAATATAAACAGCAATATTTTAAGCAAACAATATTATACAATTGGCAATTTAATTAtagttaatattttaaaaatatatttatccatAATGCAAGGGTAAActcaataaatattataagtcATTGTTTGTATGGGATTCCTACCCTATATTTTGCTATAgtctatataaataaaaattcaattgcTATAATATATGAACTGCAATTTTGCCGATAATAGATTCTAtaacataattaataataaattttcttattatataagTAATAACATGataaattaagagaattttatttttatttttaatgatgtgACGACgcgaaaatttaatatatattatatatatatatatatattaattattaaaaacacTCCAGGCCCACTCAGCCAATCTCTTAGCGCCACTTTGTACCATCAAGCCCCACGCTGAGTTGACTGGACGGGTGTTTGTGTTCGGCACGGCACCCCTTTCTCATTTCCAGGTAAGTATACAACTGAGCACCTAAAAGGA
The sequence above is drawn from the Punica granatum isolate Tunisia-2019 chromosome 5, ASM765513v2, whole genome shotgun sequence genome and encodes:
- the LOC116209246 gene encoding G-type lectin S-receptor-like serine/threonine-protein kinase At1g11410, whose translation is MANWNPIGVAFRTTDSNRYTPSGIMREAKIGMAASIQMLLIFLHTLLLLFIHRSYCKTLKTIDSSFPLHDGDVLLSENKIFALGFFSPNNSTRRFIGIWYSKVSEQTVFWVANRDRPINDTSGFLSINSRGDLVLQYCSNGSSPVWSTNMSTTNSENATTNAQLQDTGNFILLEKISSRVLWQSFDYPTDTMTPFMKLGLDRKTGMDRFLTSWKSKDDPGPGNFTYRIDPTGFLQLFLYKSGAPHWRAGPWTGLRWSGVPQMIKPYIFNVSFVNDQEEVALSFGLRDMSIISRMVVDPSGLLQRSSWNDDGGRWIQFYATPEEQCDYYGTCGPNSNCNPYNMDQFSRTCLPGFEPRSPKEWFLRDGSSGCMRSPGPSTCRSGEGFIKVARVKVPDTSRAHADMNMDLKECEKECFKNCSCTAYTAADESRVGFGCLAWYDDLLDTGTFSAIGQDLYIRVDSAVLARLTEKKGFPGKWIGAIISAGVIVVLLLLIFLFIMKKRRGRRRPSAPSNAAYFHDDESPSMHDLEEDGRNTDLPFFDLSTIAAASNNFSFINKLGQGGFGPVYKGVLSNGKEIAVKRLSKYSGQGIEEFKNEVTLIAKLQHRNLVKTLGCCIQGEEKMLIYEYLPNKSLDSFLFHEQKRCLLDWRKRFEIASGIARGILYLHEDSRLRIIHRDLKASNVLLDASMNPKISDFGMARICGGDQVEGNTRRVVGTYGYMSPEYAMEGLFSIKSDVYSFGVLLLEIISGKRNSSSFHQENSSTNLIGHVWELWNEESGLDIVDPSIGDKYPKHEVLRCIQIGLLCVQEFAVDRPNMSRVVLMLGNDTRLSSPKLPAFAFKKIEGRAETSSSGERTHSVNEMSFTTVQAR